The proteins below are encoded in one region of Methanofollis aquaemaris:
- a CDS encoding aspartate kinase → MRLVMKYGGTSVGDAESIARVVDILARYHAEGHELAVVVSAMSGVTDRLHAIAAEAESSVEEPQIAAFIQALRAKHMKALEAVAPSQVEMVGAVIDERLWKLEHILTAVHALHELTRRSKDYIVSYGERLSSMIVSAALRERGIQSVALDGCEAGLLTTDRHGDALVLPSSDARINSRVLPLLMDTVPVITGYMGCTPEGIVTTLGRSGSDYSAAVIGRGIDADEVWIWTDVDGVLTSDPRAIRNVRVLPYVSYREAMELSYFGAKVLHPKSIEPAMEKNIIVRVKNTFNPDHPGTVVRRQENKEKRVVKAVTHIDRVALVNVNGVQMVGRPGTAKEIFSLLGDAGVNVMMISQASSQANISMIIEEADLAVAKDVLSGPVKAGLVREVTADRNVVAVAVVGAGMAGTPGISGRIFTALGHAGINVMMISQGSSEVNVSFVVKQEEHHQALQVLHDEFRLSEECDDE, encoded by the coding sequence ATGAGGCTTGTAATGAAATATGGGGGCACATCTGTCGGTGATGCCGAGTCAATCGCCCGTGTGGTCGATATCCTTGCCCGGTATCATGCCGAGGGACACGAACTCGCCGTCGTCGTCTCGGCCATGTCCGGCGTGACCGACCGGCTCCATGCCATCGCCGCAGAGGCCGAATCCAGCGTAGAAGAACCCCAGATTGCCGCATTTATCCAGGCACTGCGGGCAAAGCATATGAAAGCCCTTGAGGCCGTCGCGCCCTCCCAGGTGGAGATGGTCGGGGCGGTCATCGACGAGCGTCTCTGGAAACTCGAGCATATTCTCACGGCGGTCCACGCCCTTCACGAGTTGACCAGACGCTCCAAGGACTATATTGTCAGTTACGGCGAGCGTCTCTCGTCGATGATCGTGAGCGCGGCCCTGCGCGAGCGGGGTATCCAGTCGGTCGCCCTCGACGGTTGCGAGGCCGGGCTTCTCACCACCGACCGGCACGGCGATGCCCTGGTCCTCCCGTCCAGCGACGCCAGGATCAACAGCCGCGTCCTCCCTCTCCTGATGGACACGGTCCCGGTGATCACCGGGTATATGGGATGCACGCCTGAGGGGATCGTCACTACGCTGGGCCGGAGCGGTTCTGACTACTCGGCAGCGGTGATCGGCCGGGGGATCGATGCCGACGAGGTCTGGATCTGGACCGATGTCGACGGGGTGCTGACCTCGGACCCGCGGGCGATCCGGAATGTGCGGGTGTTGCCGTATGTCAGTTACCGGGAGGCAATGGAACTCTCGTACTTCGGGGCAAAGGTGCTTCACCCGAAGTCAATCGAACCGGCGATGGAGAAGAATATCATCGTCCGGGTGAAGAACACCTTCAACCCCGACCATCCGGGCACGGTGGTCCGCCGGCAGGAGAATAAGGAGAAGCGGGTGGTGAAGGCAGTCACCCACATCGACCGCGTGGCCCTGGTCAATGTCAATGGGGTCCAGATGGTCGGGCGGCCGGGAACGGCGAAGGAGATCTTCTCGCTTCTCGGTGACGCGGGGGTGAATGTGATGATGATCTCGCAGGCCTCGTCGCAGGCGAATATCTCGATGATCATCGAGGAGGCCGACCTGGCGGTGGCGAAGGACGTCCTCTCCGGCCCGGTGAAAGCCGGGTTGGTCCGCGAGGTCACGGCCGACCGGAATGTCGTGGCCGTGGCGGTCGTAGGCGCCGGGATGGCCGGGACACCCGGGATCTCAGGCCGGATCTTCACGGCGCTGGGGCATGCGGGGATCAATGTGATGATGATCTCGCAGGGCTCGTCTGAGGTGAATGTCTCCTTTGTGGTGAAGCAGGAGGAGCATCACCAGGCGTTGCAGGTGCTGCACGATGAGTTCAGGCTTTCCGAGGAGTGTGACGATGAGTAA
- the purM gene encoding phosphoribosylformylglycinamidine cyclo-ligase — translation MSNTEGYAAAGVDIDLEAAGVRTLIEQLTFRRSGAFQTIGKSGHFAGLVEFGDMALALAVDGVGTKMLVADALENWSTVGIDCIAMNVNDLFVMNIEPVAFVDYIACNEISLDKMRQIGEGLNEGARLANMNIVGGETATLKGLVTGLDLAGTCLGVQQKDRIVTGEKVAPGDLIVGVPSTGVHSNGYTLARKVALEHGGFDSVLPSGRTVGEALLTPTRIYLEALDAAAACEVHGMCHITGGGLLNFTRLSNYGFDITDPLPVPEILAWVGEQGEIAEAEMYRTFNMGMGYAFVIPEESLPALKRVVPDAEVAGVVVPEAGAYLRGERIR, via the coding sequence ATGAGTAATACAGAAGGATATGCGGCGGCCGGGGTGGATATCGACCTCGAAGCGGCGGGAGTGCGGACGCTGATCGAGCAGTTGACTTTCAGGCGGTCGGGGGCGTTTCAGACAATCGGGAAGAGCGGGCATTTCGCCGGGCTGGTGGAGTTCGGCGATATGGCGCTGGCCCTGGCGGTCGACGGCGTCGGGACGAAGATGCTGGTGGCTGACGCCTTGGAGAACTGGTCGACGGTGGGCATCGACTGCATCGCGATGAATGTCAACGACCTCTTTGTGATGAATATCGAGCCGGTGGCGTTCGTTGACTATATCGCGTGCAACGAGATTTCACTGGACAAGATGCGCCAGATCGGCGAGGGGCTCAACGAGGGTGCCCGTCTGGCCAACATGAACATCGTCGGCGGGGAGACGGCGACGCTGAAGGGCCTGGTGACCGGCCTCGACCTGGCGGGGACATGTCTCGGGGTCCAGCAGAAGGACCGGATCGTCACCGGCGAGAAGGTGGCGCCCGGCGACCTGATCGTGGGCGTGCCGTCGACGGGTGTCCACTCGAACGGTTACACGCTGGCCAGGAAGGTGGCGCTGGAACACGGCGGCTTTGACTCTGTCCTTCCGTCGGGCCGGACGGTGGGCGAGGCCCTCCTCACGCCGACCCGGATCTACCTGGAGGCGCTGGACGCAGCGGCGGCCTGCGAGGTCCATGGCATGTGCCACATCACCGGCGGTGGGCTGCTGAACTTCACCCGTCTCTCGAACTATGGTTTCGATATCACCGATCCCCTCCCGGTTCCTGAGATCCTTGCATGGGTCGGGGAGCAGGGCGAGATCGCCGAGGCCGAGATGTACCGGACCTTCAATATGGGGATGGGCTACGCCTTTGTCATCCCTGAAGAAAGTCTGCCGGCGCTCAAGCGGGTGGTGCCCGACGCCGAGGTGGCCGGGGTGGTGGTGCCCGAGGCGGGTGCGTACCTCCGCGGCGAGCGGATCCGGTAA
- the purF gene encoding amidophosphoribosyltransferase, which translates to MCGIVGIVDAGGVSFPLYYALYALQHRGQESAGMSTFDHRPYVHKGKGLVAEVFDESILQELKGTVGIGHVRYPTTGANLPENIQPFNFVFRDQTISLAHNGNLVNTDALRAQYERDGQIFCTSTDSEVIATIIAHEIRTSGSVEDAVAAAMRLLRGSYSIVLMLDETLYAFRDPLGIKPLCLGRTRAGHIVASESVAIDALNGTFLRDVRPGELVTITADGVRSTQIAVSDRRAHCMFEYVYFARADSVIDGTLVYDVRRKIGEELARGATAEADLVAPVPDSGTAYAIGYSTESGTPYLEGLMKNRYMGRTFIMPNQQMRENAVRIKLNPIRKHLEGKSVVLVDDSVVRGTTSRRLIDIVRDVGAKEVHLRVGSPPIVAPCYLGVDFPTRTELIAHDRSTEEVCNQIHADSLYHVPLCKMVDAIGIDIGDLCTACLTGEYPVEVPGEGCACRKVEFVNGSVQSHLETE; encoded by the coding sequence ATGTGTGGGATCGTTGGCATCGTGGATGCTGGCGGTGTCTCTTTCCCGTTGTATTATGCCCTGTATGCTCTTCAGCACCGCGGGCAGGAGAGCGCGGGCATGTCCACTTTTGACCACCGGCCTTATGTCCACAAGGGCAAAGGGCTGGTGGCTGAGGTCTTTGATGAATCTATTCTTCAGGAGCTCAAGGGGACCGTCGGGATCGGGCATGTCAGGTATCCGACGACCGGTGCGAATTTACCGGAAAACATCCAGCCATTCAATTTTGTCTTCCGTGACCAGACCATCTCTTTAGCACACAACGGAAACCTGGTGAACACCGATGCGTTGCGAGCGCAGTACGAGCGTGACGGGCAGATATTCTGTACGAGCACCGACTCTGAGGTGATCGCAACGATCATCGCCCACGAGATCCGTACCTCCGGCTCGGTGGAGGATGCGGTGGCGGCGGCGATGCGGCTCCTGCGGGGATCGTATTCGATTGTGCTGATGCTCGACGAGACGTTGTATGCCTTCCGCGATCCACTGGGGATCAAACCCCTCTGCCTGGGCAGGACGAGGGCCGGCCACATCGTGGCGTCGGAGAGTGTGGCGATCGACGCCCTCAACGGAACATTCCTGCGGGACGTGCGGCCCGGCGAACTCGTCACGATCACGGCGGATGGGGTCAGGTCGACGCAGATCGCGGTTTCCGACCGCAGAGCCCACTGCATGTTCGAGTATGTCTATTTCGCACGGGCCGATTCGGTCATCGACGGGACGCTGGTCTACGACGTGCGCCGCAAGATCGGTGAGGAATTAGCCAGAGGCGCGACGGCCGAGGCCGATCTGGTGGCGCCGGTTCCGGACTCGGGGACGGCGTATGCGATCGGCTATTCCACGGAGTCGGGGACGCCATACCTGGAGGGCCTGATGAAGAACCGGTATATGGGCCGGACGTTCATCATGCCGAACCAGCAGATGCGGGAGAACGCCGTGCGGATCAAACTCAACCCGATCAGAAAGCACCTGGAGGGCAAGTCGGTGGTGCTCGTCGACGACTCGGTGGTGCGGGGGACCACCTCGCGGCGGCTCATCGACATCGTCAGGGACGTCGGGGCAAAGGAGGTCCATCTCAGGGTGGGCTCGCCCCCGATCGTCGCCCCGTGTTATCTGGGCGTGGACTTCCCGACGAGGACCGAACTGATCGCCCACGACCGTTCGACCGAGGAGGTGTGCAACCAGATCCACGCGGATTCGCTCTATCATGTGCCGCTGTGCAAGATGGTGGATGCGATCGGGATCGATATCGGCGACCTCTGCACGGCGTGTCTGACCGGCGAGTATCCGGTCGAGGTGCCGGGCGAGGGGTGTGCCTGTCGGAAGGTCGAGTTCGTGAACGGGAGTGTCCAGAGTCATCTGGAGACCGAGTAA
- a CDS encoding 50S ribosomal protein L37e yields the protein MSKGTPSMGKRQKNSHITCRRCGKKSFHAKHKVCSACGFGQSKKMSSYKWTTKRPKVPTH from the coding sequence ATGTCAAAAGGTACACCATCGATGGGTAAGCGGCAGAAAAACAGCCACATCACCTGCCGCAGGTGTGGAAAGAAGTCATTCCACGCTAAGCACAAGGTATGCTCGGCCTGTGGCTTTGGCCAGAGCAAGAAGATGAGCAGCTACAAGTGGACAACCAAGCGCCCCAAAGTACCAACTCATTAA
- a CDS encoding LSM domain-containing protein, producing the protein MTKRPLEILDQVLNGQPVIIALKGGREIRGILQGYDVHLNLVLDRAEEEVEGTVEKHGTVIVRGDNVIYISPSVE; encoded by the coding sequence ATGACAAAAAGACCACTGGAGATTCTTGATCAGGTACTCAACGGCCAGCCGGTCATTATCGCTCTTAAAGGCGGGCGTGAGATCCGCGGGATCCTGCAGGGGTACGATGTCCACCTGAACCTCGTCCTCGACCGGGCAGAGGAAGAAGTCGAAGGGACGGTGGAGAAGCACGGCACCGTGATCGTCCGCGGGGACAATGTGATCTATATATCTCCTTCAGTTGAATAA
- a CDS encoding RNA-binding protein, protein MGDIQVKKRHSVKKSAAVHLRKALEEEIGVDAGLFDAKTIEVVETDSAFTIYLVEKKPLLMEFEGWVFPTVRGAVERPFEVRRVTVDSGAVPFVMNGADIMRPGVVNATSDVKKGAPCIIAEERYGKPLAVGIALYDGIDLLAEEKGKVVRTVHRVGDGVWNLEL, encoded by the coding sequence ATGGGGGATATTCAGGTTAAAAAAAGACACAGCGTCAAGAAATCTGCGGCGGTGCATCTCAGAAAGGCACTTGAAGAGGAGATCGGGGTCGATGCAGGACTCTTCGACGCAAAGACGATCGAAGTCGTCGAGACTGACTCGGCGTTCACGATCTATCTGGTGGAGAAGAAGCCGCTCTTGATGGAGTTTGAGGGGTGGGTCTTCCCGACGGTGCGAGGGGCAGTCGAACGACCATTCGAGGTACGAAGGGTGACGGTCGACTCGGGCGCAGTGCCCTTCGTGATGAACGGTGCCGACATCATGCGGCCGGGAGTGGTCAACGCCACGTCTGATGTCAAGAAGGGTGCCCCCTGCATCATCGCCGAAGAACGATACGGCAAACCGCTGGCCGTCGGGATCGCTCTCTATGACGGGATCGACCTGCTGGCAGAGGAGAAAGGGAAGGTCGTCAGGACGGTCCACCGGGTAGGGGACGGCGTCTGGAACCTTGAACTCTGA
- a CDS encoding cell division protein SepF, translating into MGKFLESIIGRSASPRQDDYMDLDLSTFEGANDDEPASMYVKVAQITDLKDTPRVKDEVYNGNLVIVDITRLKLDKIMYERVLKDLREVASDVKGDIIGLGEQQYVIITPMSVRISREKIGGL; encoded by the coding sequence ATGGGAAAATTCCTCGAATCCATTATAGGCAGGAGTGCTTCTCCGAGGCAGGACGACTATATGGACCTCGACCTCAGTACCTTTGAGGGCGCGAACGACGACGAGCCTGCGTCCATGTACGTCAAGGTCGCCCAGATCACCGATCTCAAGGATACCCCCAGGGTGAAGGACGAGGTCTACAACGGCAATCTGGTCATCGTGGACATCACCCGTCTGAAACTGGACAAGATCATGTACGAGCGCGTGCTCAAAGACCTGCGCGAGGTGGCGAGCGATGTCAAGGGCGATATCATCGGCCTCGGTGAGCAGCAGTACGTGATCATCACCCCCATGTCGGTGCGGATCTCCAGGGAGAAGATCGGAGGGCTGTAG
- a CDS encoding ZPR1 zinc finger domain-containing protein: MRTVLRAPCPVCREEIEYVYQTEEVPYFSEILIESATCPCGWRMSDAFIMREGVPTRDELTVSGEEDLSVRVVRGSAGTIEVPEFGVEIKPGPAAESFISNVEGVLDRIDAVLEIALRGAEAEERERCLAIRARIAAVKRGEERVTLIIDDPTGNSALIRNPGDGCE; encoded by the coding sequence GTGCGCACTGTCCTCCGCGCCCCCTGCCCGGTCTGCAGAGAGGAGATCGAATATGTCTATCAGACCGAGGAGGTTCCATACTTTTCTGAGATCCTCATCGAGAGCGCGACCTGCCCGTGCGGCTGGCGGATGAGCGACGCCTTCATCATGCGGGAGGGCGTGCCGACGAGGGACGAGTTGACGGTTTCGGGCGAGGAGGATCTCTCGGTGCGGGTGGTCCGCGGCTCGGCCGGGACGATCGAGGTGCCTGAATTTGGGGTCGAGATCAAACCGGGGCCGGCGGCCGAGTCCTTCATCAGCAATGTCGAGGGGGTGCTCGACCGGATCGATGCTGTCCTTGAGATCGCTCTCAGGGGGGCGGAGGCCGAGGAACGGGAGCGGTGCCTGGCGATCCGGGCCAGGATTGCCGCGGTGAAGCGCGGTGAGGAGAGGGTCACGCTGATCATCGATGATCCGACCGGGAACTCGGCGCTGATCCGGAACCCCGGAGACGGCTGCGAATAA
- a CDS encoding thioredoxin family protein, producing MDEDLELIRQRKQEALAARIAALRQGVIRVNDLNFTNMIQEHPLLVVDFSAEWCGPCRHLAPVFEGLAAELAGTVSFATCDIDESRGTASSFDIEVVPTIVFFSHGRAVGRLTGAVSGDVLRAHVRKVFELSE from the coding sequence ATGGACGAAGACCTTGAACTGATCCGGCAGAGGAAGCAGGAAGCACTCGCGGCACGCATCGCCGCCCTCAGACAGGGCGTGATCAGGGTCAACGATCTCAACTTCACCAATATGATCCAGGAACATCCCCTGCTTGTCGTCGATTTCTCGGCCGAGTGGTGCGGCCCCTGCCGGCACCTCGCCCCGGTGTTTGAGGGTCTTGCCGCCGAACTCGCCGGCACTGTCTCCTTCGCCACCTGCGACATCGACGAGTCTCGTGGAACGGCCTCATCCTTTGATATTGAGGTGGTCCCGACCATCGTCTTCTTCTCGCACGGAAGGGCGGTGGGGCGGCTCACCGGTGCGGTATCCGGCGACGTCCTCCGTGCGCACGTCAGAAAAGTTTTCGAGTTATCTGAATAA
- a CDS encoding 4a-hydroxytetrahydrobiopterin dehydratase codes for MPLSAETAMPVEPGSAPLTRREMLALLPEVPEWTLENGRLWRRFSFRTVGEATAFINRVIEIGSKSGADHYPDIVLSQYRHVDVLWYNYACGGLTRTDFVLAAKLSGMTAKKGLFR; via the coding sequence ATGCCTCTCAGTGCAGAGACAGCAATGCCGGTGGAACCCGGATCGGCACCGCTCACCAGGCGGGAGATGCTTGCGCTCCTTCCCGAGGTGCCGGAGTGGACACTGGAGAACGGGAGACTGTGGAGGAGGTTCTCCTTCCGAACCGTTGGAGAGGCAACCGCGTTCATCAACCGGGTCATCGAGATCGGGTCGAAGAGCGGTGCGGACCATTATCCCGACATCGTCCTCTCGCAATACCGCCACGTCGACGTCCTGTGGTACAACTACGCCTGCGGCGGACTGACGCGAACCGACTTCGTCCTGGCCGCGAAGCTCAGCGGGATGACCGCGAAAAAAGGGTTATTCAGATAA
- a CDS encoding DEAD/DEAH box helicase, with translation MSSVYAALHPTLRNVLAHRLGWDDLRPVQEEACRAAADGADLLVVAGTAGGKTEAAFIPVIDTVLKEGLPGVACLCLFPLKALINDQAGRVEEFCTPAGLSVTRWHGDVGRGERSWVGGDPPHVLLTTPESLEVILLDRGLRAALKNLRFVIVDELHAFVGDLRGVQVRCLLDRLDEVAGRPLQRIGLSATVGNPEEVLDWFSGPDRRRRLVAVPAPPGKKQFSFVVARSREERAGAVARLVAGQRALVFVGSRSQAEGLAGDLTGAVGDLSVHHSSLSPAVRRAAEESLAGSGSACVICTSTLELGIDIGGLDLVVQVGPPPSVSSFLQRLGRTGRRGSPARMAFVLGDDLALLIAVATVEAAVSHEVEPLTPPRAPYTVLVQQLFLPLLARGRVPSHSLVAGLCRLAPFAGMEVEVTALIEDLLTSGYLTADRALLMLGPEAERTLSRSHWADLLSVFTSAAAYRALTPEGEAVGELDARFVAGGAGTVCTLGGRRWRIIALDQDYRIATVVPAGGGPATSDRRPFWSGTGAPLSPVVAASVRRLLVRGCSILPLGRTEQAVVGGFALEIGGAVPPDGFLVLERSEGIVVLSFHGSRFNRVLAYLLSDTLPGGPKVRAADLWLLVEEMTGPDPTGEVTAALAAVRGLGADDVAAALPLPDPEEWKFGSLLPQELFAGMAAADRNDCPGFVLIMKREDIFMV, from the coding sequence GTGTCGTCAGTCTACGCTGCTCTTCACCCCACGCTCAGGAACGTGCTCGCCCACCGCCTCGGCTGGGACGACCTCCGCCCGGTCCAGGAGGAGGCGTGCCGCGCCGCCGCCGACGGGGCGGACCTCCTGGTCGTCGCCGGCACCGCGGGGGGCAAGACCGAGGCTGCCTTCATCCCGGTCATCGATACCGTGCTCAAGGAAGGACTTCCTGGCGTCGCCTGTCTCTGCCTCTTCCCGCTCAAGGCCCTCATCAACGACCAGGCAGGCCGGGTGGAGGAGTTCTGCACCCCGGCCGGGCTCTCGGTCACGAGGTGGCACGGCGACGTCGGACGGGGCGAGCGATCCTGGGTCGGGGGCGATCCCCCCCACGTCCTCCTCACCACCCCCGAGTCCCTGGAGGTGATCCTCCTGGACAGGGGACTCCGGGCGGCCCTGAAGAATCTCCGTTTTGTCATCGTCGACGAACTCCATGCCTTCGTCGGAGACCTGCGGGGCGTGCAGGTCAGATGTCTCCTCGATCGCCTCGACGAAGTGGCCGGCCGGCCGCTCCAGCGGATCGGTCTCTCGGCGACCGTCGGGAATCCTGAGGAAGTTCTCGATTGGTTCTCCGGGCCCGACCGTCGCCGCCGTCTCGTAGCCGTCCCGGCACCTCCGGGGAAGAAGCAGTTCTCCTTCGTGGTCGCCCGTAGTCGTGAGGAGCGTGCCGGCGCTGTCGCCCGTCTCGTCGCCGGTCAGCGCGCTCTTGTCTTTGTCGGGAGCAGAAGCCAGGCCGAAGGCCTTGCCGGAGATCTTACGGGTGCGGTGGGGGACCTCTCGGTCCACCACTCCTCCCTCTCTCCGGCGGTACGCCGGGCGGCCGAGGAGTCCCTTGCCGGGTCAGGGAGCGCCTGCGTCATCTGCACCTCCACCCTCGAACTCGGGATCGACATCGGCGGCCTCGACCTCGTCGTCCAGGTAGGCCCGCCTCCATCGGTCTCCTCCTTCCTCCAGCGTCTCGGTCGGACCGGCCGCCGTGGCTCGCCGGCCAGGATGGCCTTTGTCCTCGGCGACGACCTTGCCCTTCTCATCGCCGTCGCGACCGTCGAGGCCGCGGTCAGCCACGAAGTCGAACCCCTCACTCCCCCGCGGGCGCCGTACACCGTCCTGGTCCAGCAACTTTTCCTCCCCCTCCTCGCCCGCGGTCGTGTCCCCTCGCACTCGCTTGTCGCCGGACTCTGTCGGCTCGCACCCTTTGCAGGCATGGAGGTCGAGGTCACAGCTCTTATTGAAGATCTCCTCACCTCCGGGTACCTCACCGCCGACCGTGCCCTCCTTATGCTCGGGCCTGAGGCCGAACGAACCCTCTCGCGTTCACACTGGGCCGACCTTCTCTCGGTCTTCACCTCGGCCGCCGCCTACCGCGCCCTCACCCCTGAGGGGGAGGCGGTCGGCGAACTGGACGCCAGGTTTGTAGCCGGCGGCGCCGGCACGGTCTGCACCCTCGGCGGTCGACGGTGGCGGATCATCGCCCTCGACCAGGACTACCGGATCGCCACCGTCGTCCCTGCCGGCGGCGGCCCCGCTACCTCCGACCGCCGACCATTCTGGTCGGGCACCGGCGCTCCCCTCAGTCCGGTTGTCGCAGCGTCGGTCCGGCGCCTTCTTGTCAGGGGGTGCTCTATCCTCCCGCTCGGTCGAACCGAACAGGCGGTGGTGGGCGGTTTTGCCCTGGAGATCGGGGGCGCCGTGCCGCCGGACGGCTTCCTCGTCCTGGAACGGTCAGAAGGGATCGTCGTCCTTTCCTTTCATGGGAGCCGTTTCAATCGCGTCCTCGCCTATCTACTCTCCGACACTCTTCCCGGCGGCCCGAAGGTCAGGGCCGCCGACCTCTGGCTCCTTGTCGAAGAGATGACCGGCCCGGACCCCACCGGCGAGGTGACGGCGGCCCTTGCCGCAGTCAGGGGTCTGGGTGCGGACGATGTCGCCGCCGCCCTCCCGCTACCCGACCCGGAGGAGTGGAAATTCGGCTCGCTCCTCCCTCAAGAACTCTTCGCCGGAATGGCCGCTGCCGACCGGAATGACTGCCCGGGCTTTGTCTTAATTATGAAAAGGGAAGATATATTTATGGTCTGA
- a CDS encoding DUF4350 domain-containing protein — protein MRARFLAAAAILLICLSAVVFHLSTTYDDYSRYNVQWNGTSAFFSHLEEQRAQTITDPADLINYDDALLLVIAPEGPPGPERIRAYNNFLARNNTLVLCDDAGEVAGLLAALPTTVSILPGTVSSVEREYTTTAAVRGYPVGNHTLVEGVSTVLFNRPMALEGGTPLLQTPLLSWIDEDRNGRINGEETVGRYQLGVTEEIGGGELVVIGDPGIFLNSMTGLGEGNQQFIENILTLHPVVLVDEGWSRTTAAGPFTGAILWVKEYPLSQIGVAALFIGGAVYFFRKRIRR, from the coding sequence ATGCGGGCCCGTTTTCTTGCCGCCGCTGCCATCCTTCTCATCTGTCTCAGTGCCGTCGTCTTCCACCTCTCAACCACTTATGACGACTACAGCAGATACAATGTCCAGTGGAACGGCACCTCGGCCTTCTTCTCGCACCTTGAGGAGCAGAGGGCGCAGACAATCACCGATCCGGCCGACCTCATAAACTATGACGACGCCCTCCTCCTGGTTATCGCTCCGGAAGGCCCGCCTGGCCCGGAGAGGATCAGGGCCTACAATAACTTCCTGGCACGCAACAACACCCTCGTCCTCTGTGACGACGCCGGTGAAGTTGCCGGACTCCTCGCCGCTCTCCCGACCACAGTCTCGATACTGCCCGGCACCGTCTCTTCGGTCGAACGGGAGTACACCACCACCGCCGCGGTGAGGGGTTATCCGGTCGGCAACCATACCCTCGTCGAGGGAGTTTCGACTGTTCTCTTCAACCGGCCAATGGCGCTGGAGGGCGGGACGCCTCTCCTCCAGACTCCTCTTCTCTCATGGATCGATGAAGACAGAAACGGCAGGATCAACGGTGAAGAGACGGTTGGGCGCTACCAACTTGGAGTCACCGAGGAGATCGGCGGGGGTGAACTGGTCGTCATCGGGGATCCAGGGATCTTTCTCAACTCGATGACCGGTCTTGGTGAGGGGAACCAACAGTTTATCGAGAACATCCTCACTCTCCACCCGGTTGTGCTGGTCGACGAGGGGTGGAGCAGGACGACTGCGGCCGGGCCGTTCACCGGCGCAATATTATGGGTGAAAGAATATCCACTCTCTCAGATCGGAGTGGCGGCACTGTTTATCGGTGGAGCGGTATACTTTTTCAGGAAGAGGATCAGGAGGTAG
- a CDS encoding AAA family ATPase, translating into MDLSERDVAPIAEKFLEIKETVNQYVVGHEDLIRLIAISSLSEGAILIEGVPGTAKTTVSKIMARLLSASFKRVQGAVDIQPADIIGVRIYTRDEEEFILKKGPIFSNFVLVDEINRLTPKTQSALLEAMSEQQATIDGETYPLPRPFFVMATQNPYEFEGTFALVEAQRDRFMFSVPLRYLNGEDEFEILWRAQTGRLVWEDYARTLAPVLNPGEIEGMIRTVSAVHVEEPICRYITDLVMATRNHADIRLGVSSRASLALLRGAKVNAALEGRTYVIPDDVKTLALPALCHRLILEREAVIGRVPVDSIVREILDHVEVS; encoded by the coding sequence ATGGATCTGAGTGAGCGTGATGTGGCACCGATTGCCGAAAAATTTCTGGAGATCAAGGAGACTGTCAACCAATATGTGGTCGGGCACGAGGATCTGATCCGGCTGATCGCCATAAGTTCTCTTTCAGAGGGTGCGATCCTCATCGAGGGTGTCCCCGGTACGGCGAAGACGACGGTCTCGAAAATTATGGCACGCCTCCTCTCCGCTTCATTCAAGCGTGTGCAGGGGGCGGTAGACATCCAACCGGCCGACATTATTGGAGTGCGGATCTATACCCGTGATGAGGAGGAGTTCATTCTCAAGAAAGGTCCGATCTTCTCGAACTTTGTCCTGGTCGATGAGATCAATCGCCTCACCCCTAAGACTCAGTCCGCCCTCCTCGAGGCGATGAGCGAGCAGCAGGCGACGATCGATGGAGAGACCTATCCTCTGCCACGCCCCTTCTTCGTCATGGCCACCCAGAATCCGTACGAGTTCGAGGGAACCTTTGCGCTGGTGGAGGCTCAGCGGGATAGGTTTATGTTCAGTGTCCCGCTCAGATACCTCAATGGAGAAGACGAGTTCGAGATCCTCTGGCGCGCCCAGACCGGGAGACTGGTCTGGGAGGATTATGCTCGGACACTTGCCCCGGTTCTCAATCCCGGAGAGATCGAAGGGATGATCAGAACGGTCAGCGCCGTCCATGTCGAGGAACCGATCTGCCGGTATATCACCGATCTGGTGATGGCCACCCGGAACCATGCCGATATTCGTCTGGGGGTGAGTTCGAGGGCATCTCTCGCTCTTCTGCGTGGGGCAAAGGTCAATGCTGCCCTGGAGGGCAGGACCTATGTGATCCCTGACGATGTCAAGACCCTTGCCCTCCCCGCTCTCTGTCATCGGCTCATCCTGGAGCGGGAGGCGGTTATCGGGCGCGTTCCGGTGGACTCGATTGTCAGGGAGATCCTGGATCACGTCGAGGTGTCCTGA